The sequence AACTACAACGATGGGCTTCAGACCGATTTCGAGTGCCTTCTGCAGCACGAAACGTGTCTGAGGCATAGGACCTTCGAAAGCATCAACCAACAGCAGACAGCCATCGGCCATGTTGAGCACGCGCTCAACCTCGCCACCGAAATCCGAGTGTCCTGGAGTGTCGATGATATTGATTTTAACGCCTTTCCAATTGATACTGACGTTTTTTGAAAGAATGGTGATACCACGCTCGCGCTCCAAGTCGTTGGCATCCAGTACCTGATTGCTGAGATTCTGTCCGTCACGGAACAGGTGTCCAGCCAGCATCATCTTGTCCACAAGGGTTGTTTTTCCGTGGTCAACATGAGCGATAATTGCAATGTTTCTGATATCCTGCATACGAAAATACTTAAATTCGGGTGCAAAGTTACAAAAAAATAGGCACGGATTACACGGATTACGCGGATTTTTTAATAAATATCACAAAAAAATATCAAAAATCAGTGTTAATCCGTGAAATCCGTGCCAAAAAATTTGGAGGAATGGATAAATTGTTGTAATTTTGCAGCCGCATTTCGGAAAATCCGGAGCATTTGACGACGTAAACCCACTGGTGATTAGGCGGGAATCGCGTTTGAAAAATGTTATTGCAACAATTTTTTAATCACATTAAAATTATGTATTTAGACAAGGCAAAGAAAGAGGAGATCTTCGGTCAGTATGGTAAGAGCACTACTGATACTGGTTCTGCAGAGGCTCAGATTGCACTCTTCAGCTACCGTATCTCTCACCTGACAGAGCACCTGAAGAAGAATCACAAGGACCACAACACTGCACGTTCACTCACCATGCTGGTAGGTAAGCGTCGTAAGTTGCTGAAGTACCTGTACAATAACGATATCAATCGTTATCGTGCTATCATCAAGGCTCTGGGTCTCCGTAAGTAATATTCGTACTTACAACCAAGAAAAGAAAATCCCCATCTCAATCGAGGTGGGGATTATTTTTTATGTTGCTGAAGGATTAGGCATCGGCAAACACCTTACCATCTTCGAGTGTAATCTGCAGTTTGGTGTACTCGCAGTGGAAATCGTTCTTCAGACGGTCAAGATAGCGGGCGCACTCCCATTTGCACATGGGCAGATCGTGCAGCAGATAGTTGCCACAAGCCTCGGGACGTGTTGCAGGCACCTCGTCCTGTGTCAGTATCCACTCCAGGCACTCCATCGTCAACTGGCGCATGTCCTCAACGGTGTATTCACCCGTCATAATGATGTACATACCTGTGAGGCATCCCATCGGACCCACATATACCACATCCTCCTTGGCGCGCGAGTTACGGAACCACGTGGCCATCAGGTGCTCGATACTGTGGATAGCAGCAGGGGCAACAGCAGGCTCCTTATTGGGTTCGGTAATGCGTAAATCAAAAGTGGTAAAACCTTTATCCACACGCGATACGTAGATACCTGGCTTCAGGTGCGTGTGGTCGATCGTAAAACTCTGTATAACTTCCATTTTTCAATTTTTACATTTCCTAATTTTTTCATTTTTACATTTTCAAAGGCTTTCGATGAAAGTCTTGGTGGTTTGGAATGACTTTTCGGCTACGGTATCCCAGAAGTTGTGGTATTGCGAGGCATCGGTGTCGCGCAGGGGGATATCGCTGATGACGCGGAACGAGATAAAGGGCACCTTATAGATGTGGCATACCTGCGCGATGGCACAGCTCTCCATATCTACAGCCTTGGCCTCGGGGAAGTGACTTACTATCTCGCGCATCTTTTCCTTAGAATCCACAAACCAGTCGCCAGTCACAATCAGTCCGGGCTTGGCACCTGCCAACTGGGCTTTCTCAAGCAGGTAAGGGTCGGCCTGATAACGGGCTGGCAAGCCCTGCACCTGACCATATACGGTGTTCTCGTCGATGGCATAGCCACAATACACATCGTGGTAGGTCAGCTCCGAACTAACCACTACATCCTGCAGGTTGATGTCGTCGCCATTACCACCAGCGCAACCACTCGAGATAATCACGTCGGGCTTATACTGGCGAATCATCTCTACTGCCTGGATAGCGGCATTTACAGTGGCAATACCACTCTTTTGCAGAATCACTTTATCTTCGGGGAATAATGGACGGAGCTGCTTCAGTTCCTTGTCCATCGCTACTATCATTCCAACTTTCATACGTTAAACATTAAACATTAAACATTCTTTTAGTCGGCGTTCCGCCTTTGTAAAAGCGGCAAAGCCGAGCGAAACATTTATTTTTTTGCAACGGACTACAGGACTTTAGGATTTTTTTTACCTGTGATAATCAGTCTTGTTAGTCCTGTTGTCCGTTGCTAAATTCTCATTTGCTATTACGCTGGCGCACTGCTTCGTACATCAGGATAGCGGCTGATACGCTTACGTTCAGCGAGTCTAGGCGGCCCAGCATGGGTATGCGGATATGGGCATCGGCGGCCTCTCGCCACTGGTTGGTAAGGCCCGTGCTCTCGGTGCCCATCACAATGGCGGTGCCCTGCGTCATGTCGTAATCGTAATACTCGTACGAATCCTGCAACTGGGCGGTAAGAATCTTGATGCCGTGCTCCTTGAGGAAGGCGATGCACTCCTGCGACGAACAAACGGCTGTGGGCACGCAGAACACACCACCGATACTAGCACGAATCACGTTGGGATTGTACATATCCGTCAGTGGGTCGCACACGATGAGGGCATCAATACCAGCCGCCTCGGCACTACGCAATATAGCCCCCAGGTTGCCAGGCTTCTCCACACTCTCCAGCACCACAATCAAAGGGCTCTCCTTCAACTGCAACTTTTCCAGTGTGTGCTCCTTGCATCTCACCACGGCAATGTGGCCCTCGGTACTGCCGCGATAGGCCATCTTTTCATATACCTGCGGCGAAACGTTCTTGTCGCGGATGTACTCCTCAACCACCTCGTAGCCGCAGGCTTTACAGTGCTCTATCTCGCGCTGGCCTTCAACCACAAAAAGTCCCTCCTCACGACGGAGCGACGACTTCTGCTGCAGGGCTACTACGTGCTTAATCTTTGCGTTTTGTACGCTTGTAATGATTGTTTCTTCCATATTTTGCTGCAAAATTATAAAAAATCCGTGAAATCCGTGTAATCCGTGCCAAAAATTTAATACCTTTGCAGGCAAATTAAATAATTTGCAAGTTATGACATTATTGAAAAAATGGCTGCCCGATATGTTGGCAGTGTTGTTATTCGCCGTTCTGGCCTTTGCGTATTTCTTCCCTGCCGATATCGAGGGACGTATCCTGTACCGTCACGATGCCTCAGCTGGTCGTGGTGCTGGTCAGGAGGGTATCGAATATATGCAGAAAACAGGCGAGCGTAGTCGTTGGACCAACGCCCTGTTTGGTGGTATGCCTACCTACCAGATGGCTCCCTCGTATCATTCTACCGATAAACTCAGTACAATGACCAAGATCTACCATCTGTTCTTACCCGAGAATGTGTGGTATGTGTTTGCTTATCTGTTAGGATTCTATATTTTGCTGCGTGCTTTCGACTTCCGTCAGCATCTGGCAGCCTTAGGCTCTATCGTGTGGGCCTTCAGCACCTATTTCCTCATCATCATTGCTGCAGGTCACATCTGGAAGGTGTGGGCTTTGGCCTATCTGCCACCATTGATTGCAGGACTTGTGCTGGCCTATAGGGGCAAATATCTGTGGGGCTTTGTGCTCACAGCCATTTTCACTGCTTTCGAGATCAATGCCAACCACGTGCAGATGACCTATTACTATCTGTTTATCATCCTGGCCATGGTGATTGCCTGGTTGGTAGATGCCATCCGCAAGCATCAGTTGGCTGCCTTCGGTAAGGCCACTGCCGTGTGCATCGCAGGTGCCGCCATTGGCGTGTGCATCAACCTCTCAAACCTCTACCACACCTGGCAGTACGGTCAGGAGTCGATGCGCGGTAAGAGCGAACTGGTAAAGAAGAATTCGGCCAACCAGACCAGCAGTGGTTTGGAGCGCGATTATATCACACAGTGGAGTTATGGTATCGACGAGACCTGGACCCTGCTCATTCCTAACACCAAGGGTGGTGCTTCGGTGCCCATGAGCGAGAGTAAGATTGCCATGGAGAAAGCCGATCCTACCTACGAGAGCATCTACCAGCAGATTGGTCAGTACTGGGGCGAACAGCCTGGTACCAGCGGTCCTGTGTATGTAGGTGCCTTTGTGATGTTCCTGTTTGTGCTGGGACTGCTGATTGTCAAAGGTCCTATGAAGTGGGCTTTGCTCGCTGTTACCATCCTGTCGATACTCCTGTCGTGGGGGCGTAACTTCATGGGCTTTACCGATTTCTTCCTCGATTATGTGCCCATGTACGCCAAGTTCCGTACCGTGGCCTCGATATTGGTGATTGCCGAGTTCACCATCCCCTTGCTGGCCATGATGGCATTGAAAAAACTGTTCGACGAGCCCGAGGGCTTTAGCAAGTACAGCAAGCCTATCTACATCAGTTTTGGTGTTACCGCAGGCTTCTGTCTGTTGTTTGCCCTGATGCCAACCACCTTCTTCGATGGTTTTGTTTCATCCAGCGAGATGCGTGCTCTCAGCACCTTGCCACAGGAGCACATCCAACCACTTATCAGTAATCTGGTTGATATGCGTACAGCCGTGTTTACAGCTGATTGTTGGCGTTCGTTCTGGATTATCGTGGTGGGCATGGTATTGCTCATGGCTTACAAATATCGCAAACTCAAGGCCGAATATACCATCGGCGCTATCCTGGTGCTCTGCCTCATCGACCTTTGGCAGGTAAACAAGCGTTACCTGAACGATGAGATGTTTGTGCCCCAGAGCGAGCGCGAGGCACCCCAGCAGATGTCGCAGACCGATGAGCTCATCCTGCGCGATAAGGCCCTGGATTACCGTGTGCTCAACCTGGCATCAAATACCTTCAACGAGAACGAGACATCTTACTACCATAAGAGCATTGGTGGTTACCATGCTGCCAAGCTGCGCCGTTATCAGGAGATGATAGAGCAGTATATATCACCCGAGATGCAGCGCCTGATGAATGCTGTGGCCGAGGCTGGTGGCGACATGACTCAGGTTAAGGGCGACAGCATCTGTCCTGTTATCAATATGCTCAACACCCGCTACTTTGTGTTCCCACTGCAGGGTGGCCAGACAGTGCCCATCCAGAACCCCTATGCTTTGGGTAATGCGTGGTTTGTTGATAAGATTAGCTATGCCAAGAATGCCAACGAGGAGATTTTGAAGGTGGGTCAGATTGACCTGCGTCACGAGGCTGTGGCCGACGAGAAGTTCCAGGCACAGCTGGGTGATGCTGTTGCACAGGATACCACCAGCACCGTGGATATCAAGAGCTACGAGCCTAACCAGCTTACCTACGAGGTTAACTCGGGTAAGGGTGGTGTAGTGGTATTCTCCGAGGTTTACTATCCCGGCTGGACTGCTACCATCGATGGCGAGCCTGCCGAGTTGGGTAGGGTAAACTACATCCTGCGTGCCCTCAATGTAAAACCAGGTAAACACGAGGTAGTGCTCAGCTTCTTCCCCAAGTCGGTTGATACTACCGAGACGATTGCCTATACAGCGTATGCTATACTGCTACTGGTGCTGGCAGGAGCCGCCTTCATGGCCTACCGCCGCAAAAAGAATGGTTAAGGCTCTTGGCGAGCTGAATGTTCAATGTTCAATGTTCAATGTTCAATGAAAAAATTGCTCTCATTGCCACCAAACTTGGTGGACAGTTTCCACGATGTAACCGGATTGAGTCGTGAGGAGTATTTCTGTACCAACGATCCAGTTGGTCATAAGTTGGGTAGTGGTGGCGGAACCACCTGGCTGTTACAGGCCTGTATGACTACCGAGGATGGCACCTCGCTTGCCGAGTGGCTGCCCCGCGAAAAGCGTATCTTGCTGCATGCCGGCGGACAGAGTCGTCGCTTGCCCTCGTATGCCCCATCAGGTAAAATCCTTACCCCCGTACCCGTGTTCCGTTGGGAGCGTGGACAGCGCCTCTCACAGGACTTGCTCAGTCTGCAGCTGCCCCTTTACGAGCAGATGATGGATATGGCTCCCGAGGGCATCCACACCATGGTGGTAAGTGGCGATGTGCTGGTGCGCACCTCACAGCCCCTGCAACCCATCCCCGATGCCGATGTGGTGTGCTATGGCTTGTGGCTCGATGCCTCAGTGGCCAAGAACCACGGTGTGTTCGTAAGTTCGCGCAAATCGCCCCAGGTGCTTAAGCATATGCTGCAGAAACCCAGCATCGAGACCCTGAACGAGCTTCAGAAAGATCATTATTACCTTACCGATATCGGTATCTGGATGCTGAGCGACAAGGCCGTTGAACTATTGGCTAAAAAATCAATGGCAGATCCAAATGGTCCATTGTCAATGGTCCGCTCCAGCTCTGCTGGCTTGCAAGGCAAGAATGGTCAATTAAAAGAGTACGATATGTACTCTGAGTTCGGTTGTGCTTTGGGTACCAACCCTTCGTTGCCCGACGACGATCTGAAGGATCTTAAGGTGGCCATCGTACCCCTGCAGGGTGGCGAGTTCTACCACTTCGGTACTTCGCGCGAGATGATCTCATCTACCCTCCGCATTCAGAATCTGGTAAACGATCAGCGAGAGATTATGCACCACGATCGCAAACCGCACCCCAGCTTGTTTGTGCAGAATGCCGTTTGCAAGTACAAGTTTACCGAGGACAATACCAATATATGGATTGAAAACAGCGACGTGAGCGAGGGCTGGACCCTGAGTCACGACAATATTATAACAGGTGTACCCCAGAACCACTGGAAGGTAAACCTGGCCCCAGGCGAGTGTATCGATGTAGTGCCCATTGGCGATACCGAATACGCTGTGCGCCTGTATCATATCGACGATAAGTTTGCTGGTGCCGAACAGCAGAAACAGCAGTTCCCTGTAGTGGCCGACCTTGAGGCCCTGAGCATGCTGCAAACACTGGATGGCCTGGCACTCGTTACCAGTCGTATGATTTCGGCCGAGGAGATTAGTACCGAGGCCAATCTGCATCGCTTGTTCGATCAGCGTAAGGCTTTCCGCAAACTCAACTGGAGTGCGCTGGCCAAGAACTGGAACCACAGTGTGTTCTACCAGCTCGACCTGGCCGATGCCAAGCGCGAGTTCGACGAACAGCACATCGAGATGCCCCCTGCACTCGATGCCGATGCACCCCTGATGACGCGCATCCACGATGCCATGTTCCGTGGCGAAAGCGAAAAGGCCTTTGCGCTTTTACGTGAGGGCTTACTCGATACCAACGATTATCAGCAGATACCCCAGCTCAGCGTGGCCGACGACCAGATTGTTTGGGGTCGTTCACCCGTGCGTATCGATATCGCAGGTGGTTGGACCGATACCCCTCCTTACTGTCTGATGGAGGGTGGTAATGTCATCAACCTGGCCATCGAACTCAATGGTCAGCCCCCGTTGCAAACCTATGTGCGCCCCTGCCAGGAGCCCCGTATTGTGCTGCGTAGTATCGATCTGGGTGCCATGGAGGTAGTAGAAACCAGCGAGCAGTTGCGTGATTTTATGCACGTAGGCTCACCCTTCTCAATCCCCAAGGCCGCCTTGGTATTGGCTGGCTTTGGTCAGCGTTCGCTCAAGGATGAGTTAGCTGCCTTTGGCGCAGGTATCGAGCTCACCCTGCTCAGTGCCATCCCCGCAGGCAGTGGCTTAGGCACCAGCAGCATCCTGGCTGCTACCGTCCTGGGTGCGCTCAACGATTTCTGCGGCTTGGGTTGGGATAAGAACGAGATTGGTCATCGCACCCTGATGCTCGAACAGATGCTTACCACAGGTGGTGGTTGGCAGGATCAGTTCGGTGGTGTGCTGGGTGGCGTAAAACTGCTGCAAACGGGTAGGGGCTTTGCCCAGAACCCACAGGTGCGCTGGTTGCCCACCGATCTGTGGACGCAACCCGAATATCGCCCTTGTCACCTATTATATTATACAGGCATCACGCGTACGGCTAAGAGCATCCTGGCCGAGATTGTGCGCCGTATGTTCTTGAACCACGGTGGCGAGCTGCGCCTGTTGCGCCAGATGAAACAGCATACCCTCGACATGTACGAGGCTATCCAGCAGAACGACTTCGAGCGAATGGGCTTGCTGGTACGTAAAACGTGGGCACAGAATCAGGCCCTCGATGCAGGTACCAACCCAGCCGATGTGGCTAAGCTCACCAGCTTGATCGATGACCTCTGCTTAGGTTACAAACTGCCTGGTGCAGGTGGTGGCGGCTATCTGTATATGATAGCTAAGGATCCCGAGGCCGCCGCACGTATCAAGCAGATTCTTTCTGAAAACAGCATCCGTAAGAACGCAAGATTTGTTGATATGGCACTATCCACAACAGGCTTGCAAATAAGTAGAAGTTGATATTTAGCAACGGACTACAGGACTTTAGGATTTTTACCCGCGATAATCATCTTGTTAGTCCTGTTATCCGTTGCAAAAAGAAAATATGGAGTTTAGAACGATAGTTGATATAGATGACCCTGGGTTTAGGATAGGGGCTTGCGAGGAGATGCTCTTCGTAGGGTCGTGCTTTGCCGATAAGATAGGCGCACGCTTTACTGATGAGAAGTTCCGCACCATCGTTAATCCCTTTGGCGTGATGTATAATCCCGCCTCCATCCTCCATACCATCCAGCGCCTCTCCGCTCAGCCCGATTTGAAATCCGTCAAGACTGCATTCTTGACCCTCGGCACCAATCACGTTTATATTCTCAATGAAACAGGCGAGATAGTAGATAACTGCCAAAAGCGCCCCCAGTCGCTCTTTACCGAGAAGGAACTCACGGTAGATGAGTGTGCCGATTACCTGCAGCAGGCCATCGACATCCTGCATGCCGCCAATCCCGATATGCGCATCGTGCTCACCGTTAGCCCCATCCGCTATCGCAAATACGGCTACCACGGCTCCCAGCTCTCCAAAGCTACTTTACTCTTGGCCGTCAATAAGGTGATAAAAATGTTCCGCTCGGCTTTGCCGCTTGGCTCGTCCAAGAATGTTCAATGTTCCGCTCCAGCTCTGCTGGCTTGCAAGGCAAGAATGTTCAATGTTCATTACTTTCCCGCCTACGAAATCATCAACGATGAGTTGCGCGATTACCGCTTTTATGCCGATGATATGCTGCACCCCTCATCGCAGGCCGTAGAGTATATCTGGCAGCGATTCTCCGAAGTGTATCTCAGTCCCGAGGCCAAGGCATTCCTCAAGGAGTGGCAACCCCTCAAGGCCGCGCTTAATCACAAGCCGTTCAATCCCGATTC is a genomic window of Xylanibacter ruminicola 23 containing:
- the rpsO gene encoding 30S ribosomal protein S15, whose product is MYLDKAKKEEIFGQYGKSTTDTGSAEAQIALFSYRISHLTEHLKKNHKDHNTARSLTMLVGKRRKLLKYLYNNDINRYRAIIKALGLRK
- a CDS encoding S-ribosylhomocysteine lyase gives rise to the protein MEVIQSFTIDHTHLKPGIYVSRVDKGFTTFDLRITEPNKEPAVAPAAIHSIEHLMATWFRNSRAKEDVVYVGPMGCLTGMYIIMTGEYTVEDMRQLTMECLEWILTQDEVPATRPEACGNYLLHDLPMCKWECARYLDRLKNDFHCEYTKLQITLEDGKVFADA
- the mtnN gene encoding 5'-methylthioadenosine/S-adenosylhomocysteine nucleosidase, translated to MKVGMIVAMDKELKQLRPLFPEDKVILQKSGIATVNAAIQAVEMIRQYKPDVIISSGCAGGNGDDINLQDVVVSSELTYHDVYCGYAIDENTVYGQVQGLPARYQADPYLLEKAQLAGAKPGLIVTGDWFVDSKEKMREIVSHFPEAKAVDMESCAIAQVCHIYKVPFISFRVISDIPLRDTDASQYHNFWDTVAEKSFQTTKTFIESL
- a CDS encoding TrmH family RNA methyltransferase, with translation MEETIITSVQNAKIKHVVALQQKSSLRREEGLFVVEGQREIEHCKACGYEVVEEYIRDKNVSPQVYEKMAYRGSTEGHIAVVRCKEHTLEKLQLKESPLIVVLESVEKPGNLGAILRSAEAAGIDALIVCDPLTDMYNPNVIRASIGGVFCVPTAVCSSQECIAFLKEHGIKILTAQLQDSYEYYDYDMTQGTAIVMGTESTGLTNQWREAADAHIRIPMLGRLDSLNVSVSAAILMYEAVRQRNSK
- a CDS encoding YfhO family protein → MTLLKKWLPDMLAVLLFAVLAFAYFFPADIEGRILYRHDASAGRGAGQEGIEYMQKTGERSRWTNALFGGMPTYQMAPSYHSTDKLSTMTKIYHLFLPENVWYVFAYLLGFYILLRAFDFRQHLAALGSIVWAFSTYFLIIIAAGHIWKVWALAYLPPLIAGLVLAYRGKYLWGFVLTAIFTAFEINANHVQMTYYYLFIILAMVIAWLVDAIRKHQLAAFGKATAVCIAGAAIGVCINLSNLYHTWQYGQESMRGKSELVKKNSANQTSSGLERDYITQWSYGIDETWTLLIPNTKGGASVPMSESKIAMEKADPTYESIYQQIGQYWGEQPGTSGPVYVGAFVMFLFVLGLLIVKGPMKWALLAVTILSILLSWGRNFMGFTDFFLDYVPMYAKFRTVASILVIAEFTIPLLAMMALKKLFDEPEGFSKYSKPIYISFGVTAGFCLLFALMPTTFFDGFVSSSEMRALSTLPQEHIQPLISNLVDMRTAVFTADCWRSFWIIVVGMVLLMAYKYRKLKAEYTIGAILVLCLIDLWQVNKRYLNDEMFVPQSEREAPQQMSQTDELILRDKALDYRVLNLASNTFNENETSYYHKSIGGYHAAKLRRYQEMIEQYISPEMQRLMNAVAEAGGDMTQVKGDSICPVINMLNTRYFVFPLQGGQTVPIQNPYALGNAWFVDKISYAKNANEEILKVGQIDLRHEAVADEKFQAQLGDAVAQDTTSTVDIKSYEPNQLTYEVNSGKGGVVVFSEVYYPGWTATIDGEPAELGRVNYILRALNVKPGKHEVVLSFFPKSVDTTETIAYTAYAILLLVLAGAAFMAYRRKKNG
- a CDS encoding bifunctional fucokinase/fucose-1-phosphate guanylyltransferase, coding for MKKLLSLPPNLVDSFHDVTGLSREEYFCTNDPVGHKLGSGGGTTWLLQACMTTEDGTSLAEWLPREKRILLHAGGQSRRLPSYAPSGKILTPVPVFRWERGQRLSQDLLSLQLPLYEQMMDMAPEGIHTMVVSGDVLVRTSQPLQPIPDADVVCYGLWLDASVAKNHGVFVSSRKSPQVLKHMLQKPSIETLNELQKDHYYLTDIGIWMLSDKAVELLAKKSMADPNGPLSMVRSSSAGLQGKNGQLKEYDMYSEFGCALGTNPSLPDDDLKDLKVAIVPLQGGEFYHFGTSREMISSTLRIQNLVNDQREIMHHDRKPHPSLFVQNAVCKYKFTEDNTNIWIENSDVSEGWTLSHDNIITGVPQNHWKVNLAPGECIDVVPIGDTEYAVRLYHIDDKFAGAEQQKQQFPVVADLEALSMLQTLDGLALVTSRMISAEEISTEANLHRLFDQRKAFRKLNWSALAKNWNHSVFYQLDLADAKREFDEQHIEMPPALDADAPLMTRIHDAMFRGESEKAFALLREGLLDTNDYQQIPQLSVADDQIVWGRSPVRIDIAGGWTDTPPYCLMEGGNVINLAIELNGQPPLQTYVRPCQEPRIVLRSIDLGAMEVVETSEQLRDFMHVGSPFSIPKAALVLAGFGQRSLKDELAAFGAGIELTLLSAIPAGSGLGTSSILAATVLGALNDFCGLGWDKNEIGHRTLMLEQMLTTGGGWQDQFGGVLGGVKLLQTGRGFAQNPQVRWLPTDLWTQPEYRPCHLLYYTGITRTAKSILAEIVRRMFLNHGGELRLLRQMKQHTLDMYEAIQQNDFERMGLLVRKTWAQNQALDAGTNPADVAKLTSLIDDLCLGYKLPGAGGGGYLYMIAKDPEAAARIKQILSENSIRKNARFVDMALSTTGLQISRS
- a CDS encoding GSCFA domain-containing protein — translated: MEFRTIVDIDDPGFRIGACEEMLFVGSCFADKIGARFTDEKFRTIVNPFGVMYNPASILHTIQRLSAQPDLKSVKTAFLTLGTNHVYILNETGEIVDNCQKRPQSLFTEKELTVDECADYLQQAIDILHAANPDMRIVLTVSPIRYRKYGYHGSQLSKATLLLAVNKVIKMFRSALPLGSSKNVQCSAPALLACKARMFNVHYFPAYEIINDELRDYRFYADDMLHPSSQAVEYIWQRFSEVYLSPEAKAFLKEWQPLKAALNHKPFNPDSDEYRIFMDKTMLKISELQKKYPNFAV